From Carassius auratus strain Wakin chromosome 1, ASM336829v1, whole genome shotgun sequence, the proteins below share one genomic window:
- the LOC113109886 gene encoding phosphomannomutase 2-like, translating to MAGSSLDPTTLCLFDVDGTLTAARQKATPDMHQFLTELRRRVRVGVVGGSDLDKIKEQLGDDVMDRVDYVFAENGLVAYRFGQLHSVQNIQAYMGEEVLQDFINFCLNYLSKIKLPKKRGTFIEFRNGMLNVSPIGRSCSQEERIEFFELDKKEKIREKFVSVLKDEFAGKGLAFSIGGQISFDVFPEGWDKRYCLGIVEKDSYQCIHFFGDKTMPGGNDYEIFVDPRTIGHEVKSPEDTQRICKELFFNAVQNKAQ from the exons ATGGCCGGTTCAAGCTTGGACCCGACAACACTGTGCCTGTTTGATGTGGACGGGACTTTAACAGCAGCTCGCCAG AAAGCAACTCCAGACATGCATCAGTTCTTGACTGAACTGAGACGGCGAGTGAGAGTCGGGGTGGTCGGAGGATCAGACTTGGACAAAATTAAAGAGCAGTTGGGTGATGATG TGATGGATAGAGTGGATTATGTATTTGCTGAGAACGGTTTGGTAGCATACAGATTTGGGCAACTGCACTCTGTACAg AATATTCAGGCATACATGGGAGAGGAGGTTTTACAGGATTTCATCAATTTCTGCCTCAATTACCTTTCAAAGATAAAACTGCCCAAAAAAAG AGGCACATTTATTGAATTCCGTAATGGAATGCTGAATGTCTCTCCAATTGGTCGAAGCTGCAGCCAAGAGGAAAGAATCGAATTTTTTGAACTTGAtaag AAGGAGAAAATCAGAGAAAAGTTTGTCTCCGTTTTAAAAGATGAGTTTGCTGGGAAAGGACTTGCTTTCTCCATTG GTGGGCAGATCAGCTTTGATGTGTTTCCAGAAGGCTGGGATAAGCGCTACTGTCTGGGAATTGTAGAGAAAGACTCATACCAGTGCATCCATTTCTTTGGAGACAAAACTATGCCT GGTGGAAATGATTATGAAATCTTTGTGGACCCCAGAACAATCGGTCACGAGGTCAAGTCCCCTGAGGACACacagaggatctgcaaggagctCTTCTTCAATGCCGTCCAGAATAAAGCACAGTAG